Proteins from a single region of Mustela erminea isolate mMusErm1 chromosome X, mMusErm1.Pri, whole genome shotgun sequence:
- the GPR101 gene encoding probable G-protein coupled receptor 101, protein MTSTCPNSTRESNSSHTCVPLSKMPISLAHGIIRSSVLLIFLTASFVGNIVLALVLQRKPQLLQVTNRFIFNLLVTDLLQISLVAPWVVATSVPLFWPLNSHFCTALVSLTHLFAFASVNTIVVVSVDRYLSIIHPLSYPSKMTPRRGYMLLYGTWIVAILQSTPPLYGWGQAAFDQRNALCSMIWGASPSYTALSVVSFIVIPLAVMIACYSVVFGAARRQHALLYNAKSRSLEVRAKDRVENEDEEGERKDASSGQHGGEVSVQEGGAEAEDGSVESGAGDAEAKGSKEVGESSWGAGEGSVEGEEDGSPAGGVTADKGRSEEGQCNIDLGEDDMEFGEDINFSEDDIEAVNIPESLPPSRRNSASDPPLPRCYQCKAAKVIFLIIFSYVLSLGPYCFLAVLAVWVDVETKVPQWVITIIIWLFFLQCCIHPYIYGYMHKTIKKEIQDMLKKVFRKEKPPKEDSHPDLPGTEAGTEGGTEGKTVPSHDSAILP, encoded by the coding sequence ATGACGTCCACCTGCCCCAACAGCACACGCGAGAGCAACAGCAGCCACACGTGCGTGCCCCTTTCCAAAATGCCCATCAGCCTGGCTCACGGCATCATCCGCTCGAGCGTGCTGCTCATCTTCCTCACCGCCTCCTTCGTGGGCAACATCGTCCTGGCGCTGGTGCTGCAGCGCAAGCCGCAGCTGCTGCAGGTCACCAACCGCTTCATCTTTAACCTCCTCGTCACTGACCTGCTGCAGATTTCGCTCGTGGCCCCCTGGGTGGTGGCCACCTCCGTACCCCTCTTCTGGCCCCTCAACAGCCACTTCTGCACCGCTCTCGTGAGCCTCACTCACCTGTTCGCCTTTGCCAGTGTCAACACCATCGTGGTGGTGTCAGTGGATCGCTACCTGTCCATCATCCACCCTCTCTCCTACCCCTCCAAGATGACCCCGCGCCGGGGGTACATGCTCCTCTACGGCACCTGGATCGTGGCCATCCTGCAGAGCACACCCCCTCTCTACGGTTGGGGCCAGGCTGCCTTTGACCAGCGCAACGCCCTCTGCTCCATGATCTGGGGGGCCAGCCCCAGCTACACCGCTCTCAGCGTGGTGTCCTTCATCGTCATCCCACTGGCTGTCATGATCGCCTGCTACTCCGTGGTGTTCGGCGCGGCCCGGCGGCAGCACGCTCTGCTGTACAACGCCAAGAGCCGCAGCCTGGAGGTGCGAGCCAAGGACCGTGTGGAGAATGAggatgaggagggagagaggaaggatgcGTCCTCGGGCCAGCACGGAGGTGAGGTCAGTGTCCAGGAGGGCGGCGCGGAGGCGGAGGACGGGAGCGTGGAGAGCGGCGCAGGTGATGCGGAGGCCAAGGGCAGCAAAGAGGTCGGAGAAAGCAGCTGGGGGGCCGGGGAAGGCAGCGTGGAGGGCGAGGAAGATGGCTCACCGGCCGGCGGCGTGACGGCAGACAAGGGCCGCAGCGAAGAAGGCCAGTGCAACATTGACCTGGGTGAAGATGACATGGAGTTTGGCGAGGACATCAATTTCAGCGAGGATGACATCGAGGCCGTGAACATCCCAGAAAGTCTCCCACCCAGTCGTCGAAACAGCGCCAGCGACCCCCCTCTGCCCAGGTGCTACCAGTGCAAAGCAGCGAAAGTGATCTTCCTCATCATTTTCTCCTACGTGCTGTCTCTGGGGCCCTACTGCTTCCTAGCCGTCCTGGCCGTGTGGGTGGATGTCGAAACCAAGGTGCCCCAGTGGGTGATCACCATAATAATCTGGCTTTTCTTCCTGCAGTGCTGCATCCACCCCTACATCTATGGCTACATGCACAAGACCATCAAGAAGGAGATCCAGGATATGCTGAAGAAGGTCTTTCGCAAGGAAAAGCCCCCAAAGGAAGACAGCCACCCAGACCTGCCGGGAACAGAAGCCGGCACAGAGGGTGGGACCGAAGGCAAGACTGTCCCTTCTCATGATTCTGCCATTTTGCCTTGA